A region of Acidobacteriota bacterium DNA encodes the following proteins:
- a CDS encoding 4Fe-4S dicluster domain-containing protein encodes VCHSICGPEYGHPCVRFCPANVYEMVDNGAGGLKLQINASNCVHCKTCDIMDPYGVITWVAPEGGEGPSYDGM; translated from the coding sequence CGTGTGCCACAGCATTTGTGGGCCCGAGTACGGCCACCCCTGCGTCCGGTTTTGTCCGGCGAACGTTTACGAGATGGTCGACAACGGTGCTGGTGGACTCAAGCTGCAGATCAACGCGTCGAACTGCGTGCACTGCAAGACGTGCGACATCATGGACCCGTACGGCGTCATCACCTGGGTCGCTCCTGAAGGCGGGGAAGGCCCCTCCTACGACGGGATGTGA
- a CDS encoding lysophospholipid acyltransferase family protein codes for MVETPDWRQSPRKRAEVATIATLGYPVVRALTSTWTWKVSGAEHVDAITAAGHHPILALWHGRILAATPYFANRGIVAMASENFDGEWIARLLGKFGYGAARGSTSRGGPAALRQLVRDVKAHGVAFTVDGPRGPAEVAQAGAVWLARATGQPLLPFHSEAASSWTLRSWDRTQIPKPFTTVAMAIEQPIYVPRDADTDALETCRRNLETSLKAAQSECQKLLA; via the coding sequence ATGGTCGAAACTCCCGATTGGCGCCAGTCGCCGCGCAAGCGCGCTGAAGTGGCTACGATCGCCACGCTGGGGTATCCCGTCGTTCGGGCGTTGACCTCGACCTGGACCTGGAAAGTAAGCGGCGCTGAGCACGTCGACGCCATCACCGCGGCCGGCCATCACCCCATTCTCGCCTTGTGGCACGGTCGCATCCTGGCCGCAACGCCCTACTTTGCAAACCGCGGCATCGTCGCCATGGCCAGCGAGAACTTCGATGGCGAGTGGATCGCGCGCCTGCTCGGCAAGTTCGGCTACGGTGCCGCCCGAGGTTCGACCTCCAGGGGCGGTCCTGCGGCCCTCAGGCAGCTTGTAAGGGACGTGAAGGCCCACGGAGTGGCCTTTACCGTGGACGGCCCACGTGGGCCCGCAGAGGTCGCCCAGGCCGGTGCCGTGTGGCTGGCCAGGGCCACCGGCCAGCCGCTGCTGCCGTTCCACTCGGAGGCGGCATCCAGCTGGACTCTGAGGAGCTGGGACCGGACACAGATTCCGAAGCCGTTCACGACCGTGGCGATGGCTATCGAGCAGCCGATCTACGTGCCGAGGGACGCAGACACCGACGCCCTCGAGACATGCCGGCGTAACCTCGAGACTTCGCTCAAAGCCGCGCAGTCAGAGTGCCAGAAGTTGTTGGCCTAG
- a CDS encoding RNA polymerase sigma factor, with amino-acid sequence MTLDPEALFVANQPRLFRYFLRAVGQVETARDLTQDVFLRVSRTAVPQAPDGEVRAWLFRIARNLALDHFRKHGRQQNLAAVVDEGAPPSQEVALAVNEALALLPDLDRDVFLMREMAGLGYEEIARACELTPDAVRSRIHRARLQLRARLATPIATRRTIPMRLSGREP; translated from the coding sequence ATGACGCTCGACCCGGAGGCGCTCTTCGTCGCAAATCAACCACGCTTGTTCAGGTATTTCCTGCGGGCGGTGGGACAGGTCGAGACGGCCCGTGACCTGACGCAGGACGTGTTCCTGAGAGTGAGCCGGACAGCGGTCCCGCAGGCTCCGGACGGCGAGGTCAGGGCATGGCTCTTCCGCATTGCCCGGAACCTCGCGCTCGACCACTTCCGCAAGCACGGACGGCAACAGAACCTTGCCGCGGTGGTAGACGAGGGCGCGCCGCCGTCGCAGGAGGTCGCACTGGCAGTGAACGAGGCGCTTGCCTTGCTGCCTGACCTCGACCGTGACGTGTTCCTAATGCGGGAGATGGCGGGACTGGGATACGAGGAGATTGCGCGTGCCTGCGAACTGACGCCCGACGCCGTACGCTCGCGCATCCACCGCGCACGACTGCAGTTGCGTGCGCGACTGGCGACCCCCATCGCAACAAGACGGACAATCCCGATGCGGCTGTCCGGCCGCGAACCTTGA